A part of Podarcis muralis chromosome 13, rPodMur119.hap1.1, whole genome shotgun sequence genomic DNA contains:
- the LOC114582073 gene encoding Golgi-associated RAB2 interactor protein 4-like → MAFLRPPGRGKTVRSQLPSVSAGGDYGKGLFNREMGPLQSQLSQGEYALLRLAPMLESDFVQINKRGEVIDVHNQVQTVTVGVACTSSSMTVPNVLLLARPTCLPEETPQKFKTLLRQSSSSLGLELTRLIPLHFVKISLHNAEKKQLRFKLASGRTFYLQLCPQPGAKEDVFKLWVKVVNMLRPPSDQGPLLHSKSEDPGGSGEALTDRPQLPQSLRSLNLEETVSIRSIYSPAEVRSPAQEDVRSRHSLVFSMGSQPSSRAPSPSPFESEGRTTEFEDLGVPEPLERPPSTRSQGSQPERTERSPRMSRYWVRASIKLLKRLQGIPQRTTTITWDPKLGKFPMVAIGNCVMSLDGVVLTGCSRFRKSSKSRSSRRKSPRRSSSRRPSKIISLIRSCSWGRRKRSKSRDARSRGKGKKR, encoded by the exons ATGGCTTTCCTAAGGCCTCCTG GACGAGGGAAGACGGTGAGATCCCAGCTGCCCAGCGTCTCAGCGGGAGGCGACTACGGCAAAGGACTTTTCAACAGGGAGATGGGACCATTGCAGAGCCAGCTTAGTCAAGGGGAATACGCCTTACTCAGGCTTGCTCCCATGTTGGAAAGTGACTTTGTGCAG ATTAACAAACGAGGAGAGGTGATTGACGTACACAACCAAGTCCAGACCGTGACTGTCGGGGTTGCTTGCACCTCCTCCAGCATGACGGTTCCCAATGTGCTGCTTCTGGCTCGCCCCACCTGCCTTCCCGAAGAGACACCCCAGAAGTTTAAAACCTTGCTCCGCCAGTCTTCCTCGTCGCTGGGATTAGAGCTCACCAG GCTTATCCCTCTGCATTTTGTCAAGATCTCGCTCCACAACGCAGAGAAGAAGCAGCTGCGATTCAAGCTGGCGAGCGGCCGCACCTTCTACTTGCAGCTCTGCCCCCAGCCTGGCGCGAAAGAAGATGTCTTCAAACTGTGGGTCAAGGTGGTCAACATGCTGCGGCCACCCTCGGACCAAGGGCCCCTATTGCACAGCAAGAGCGAAGACCCTGGGGGGTCTGGGGAGGCCCTGACCGATAGGCCACAG CTGCCCCAGAGCCTGAGATCCTTAAACCTAGAAGAAACCGTGAGCATCCGTAGTATCTATTCACCCGCTGAAGTTCGCAGCCCTGCCCAAGAGGACGTCAGGAGCAGGCACAGCCTGGTTTTCTCAATGGGGAGCCAGCCCAGCTCCAGAGCCCCCAGCCCTTCTCCATTTGAAAGCGAAGGAAGGACAACTGAGTTTGAGGACCTGGGGGTGCCAGAGCCATTGGAGCGCCCGCCCAGCACCAGGAGTCAGGGCAGTCAGCCCGAGAGGACTGAGAGGAGCCCTAGGATGAGCAGGTACTGGGTTAGGGCtt CCATAAAGTTGCTGAAAAGATTGCAGGGGATACCACAGAGAACCACCACCATCACTTG GGACCCAAAGCTGGGGAAATTTCCCATGGTGGCCATAGGGAATTGTGTGATGTCATTGGATGGAGTGGTCTTGACGGGCTGTTCTCGTTTCAGGAAATCCAGTAAGAGCAGAAGTAGCAGAAGGAAGTCTCCCCGGAGAA GTTCAAGCCGGAGGCCCAGCAAGATTATCTCCCTCATCAGATCCTGCTCCTGGGGGAGGCGGAAGAGGAGCAAGAGCCGAGATGCCAGGTCCCGGGGCAAAGGAAAGAAACGCTGA